The nucleotide window tatatatatcaattcataaaatacaaattgatcaaacaaatttatgtattaatatttgattgataattaacttattagtaattaaattattatattaatttattaacgtCAATatgttgattaattaatttattaacataaatctattatattaatgttaattaattgtatttaaatgttaattttatttgtttgaattaaatataaaataatctcatataatattatttgaaaaaaaaatatggaattatCACATGGCATCATCTCATAAAACAAAatcttctttatatatatatatatatatatatatatatatatatatatatatatatagtatatgcattatgttgtttttcttaattatctatttaaatttatttaattattattttactagcTAGTTATAGGGTTCACAATCTTATGATCTCATATTGATTGTACATGTATAATACTTAAGCCATCAAACTCTCTTACATGTGAACTAGTCTTTTGAATTAGTCCACTTGAAATTTTCGCCAATAAAGTTATATGAGCCAAAACAGACATCTCGTCAATGGTATTAGAAATTCTATAGTGTCTGGAACAATTTGAAATTAGTTTCATCtcattatttgattttgttaaaaacaaTATGGATCAATACATATACTACAAAATTAGCAGGAGTAAAATCATCTTTGCAGTCTTATATGTGGATAATATACTTCTTGTAACCAATGATTTATGGATGTTaaatgaggtgaaacaattcaTTTCTAAGAATTTTAACATGAAGAATATGGGTGAGACATCTAATGTGAGAAACCCATAGGTGCACGATTGTTGTCAAGTAATAATATCGTATCCACAAGGATCGCATTTTTGGCATAACAATTACTGCAATtaaatagaaatcaaataatTGAGAAAAAGATCACAAATGGATAtgtaaagataagaaaatatttgattgggattaaattcaaatttagaaaattttagGATTAGGGTTTTGCATCGAAACTCTTGTTCAACCAATCTAACAATTCAaggtttttcttaattttctttaatggtGAATTAACCTAGGGTAATCTtcattctctttcaagaaaCGGAGATGTGCCTAATTGAACTTACATGTTATTGTTGTGATGGCTATGTTCAATTAAACCCTTTATGttctttgttaatttgttttacCCACCTAGGATTAATTCTACTATCATGAATCAAAGCCTAAGTTCTTCTATTATGGTTTCATCACATAAGTTCACCTTTCGGTACATTCCTAGGCGTCTAACATCATGCAAACAATGATCAAATATCTAACATGtataaatcaataaaacaagaattaaaggaacaaaattaaagaaaacctcaaattgattaaattaacataaaataattgtcAAGGGCTACACCCTAATCCCATCACAAAGAGACCACTAACGCATAGTCATGTGAGAAAAAtcacaaagataaaaaaaagaacatcaacattgaaaaaaaaaagaaatgaaaaaggaattcaatgctCTCGCTCTATGCTCAGTTCGTACGTTTTGAGGATACTTAACTAGAGTATAAAAACCTATTTAAATCATGAGCCAAAAAGTCTCTAATGCCCAAttacaaaacataattaaaaataataaaagaaattttgtttGTGCGTTACACCCATGGTGAGTGCCACACCTAGGGTGTGGGCACTATTGGAGTAGCTCTGAATCTCATTAGGGATGCCCACACTTGTGGCGAGCGCCACACCTAAGGTGTTGACACTATGTTGAAAGTATTCTTGGAGCTCATTAGGATGTCCACACTTGTGGTAAGCACCACACCTTGGTTGTGGACTTTGCAAACTCCAATTTCCCCAAGTTTTCTTCACATTTTCAAGGTAGTAGTTATTCTTTTGGATCAAAGCTCTACAAGGCACTCAATTGCTTTTATTTTGACTCAAATCACTTCAATCCCCCATCCTTTAAGTTTCAAGGCTAACCCACCAAGTTCAACACCTACCAAAAATCTAAAAGCACACAAAAACTGTATCACggtgcacgtgaatcggatccccgagtgaaaagttatagccatttgaatttctcgagagattccgttaaattatgaaaataaggcAAATAAGAATAGTCCTAGTCCTACTTGacactaaataaattaaaacatacatGAATGAGTATGctaaataagaatgaaaatgcAACACATCAGCATCATATATGTCATTGGCATTTAGATCCacaaaaataaatcttaagGAATTCTCAGCTTATCTCAAAATGCTTACattaataaagttctagaaAGGTTTTGGATGAAAACTTGTTCACTAAGTGTGACACCTATTATGAACGGTGATAGATTTAATTTGAATCAATGTCCTGAAAAAGAGCTTGAAACAAATAAGAAACATTGTGTATTCTTCCGTTGTGGGCAAGCCTTATGTATGTTTAGATTTTTCCAAGGCATCTAACAATGCCTATGTGGTCTGAATGCTCACGAGATATCAAAGCAATCTAGGGATGAAACATTAGGAAACTGCAAAGAAAGTGTTAAGGTATCTATAAGGAACCAAAGATTACAAGCTTATGCATCAAAGATCTGACAATTTGGAAGTTGTTGGATGCTCGATCTTAAATTTACTCTTGTAATttgaatttggatacatcttCATGATGGCTACCAAAGCAATATCCGGGATAAATGCAAAACAATAGTTAGTTGCTAATCATAGGATTGTTCATTTCTAAACAAGTGAAGATATATTATGATAATTTagctatttgttatttttttgctaataataataaaagtgaaAGTTGAAGCAAGTATgtcaacataaaaaatttaggCATGAGGGAATgtgtcaaagaaaataaaaccatCGTTGAACATATTAACACTAAATTAATGATTGTGGATTTGTTGACAAAAGGCATGCCAACAAAATTGTTCAAGGATCATGTAATGTGCATGGGACTTGATTTAGTTATGTAAAGTTCATTTCTTTTGAATGTAGTGAAACTTTAGTTATTTGCTTGTCTTCTCATTTTGATGTATACATTTTGGTTGAGAAAACATGTAATTTAGactcaaaataaatattgaacatGTTCATTCAGCTAAAATTGTTGTGTTTTACTAACTAAGGGTAATTACATTGTGATACAAGGAAggtaaaatcaattttagagaACTTAGTGTCATGATTCATGTGATTAACTTCTTGGGTGTAGGCATAAATTTATTAGTATTGTATATATCATCAAGTGTGAGAAATATTAGActtgattttaaatttcaagatcAAGTTAAAGCAATCCTACCCTAATTTTTCTTACCCGCGTCTCCTATTTTTTCTCACCCACATCTTTAGATTGAAGTTTGATCACTTTATCTAATGATAAGAGATATGTTGTTATGTTATAAGGGTTTATCTAGATACAGAAAAGAAGGGACCAATTTATACGATGGATAGAATATGATTAGGATTGGTCTAAAGATAAAGTATCTTATGTTTAAGTTTTATGtccatcaacaaaaaaaaaacatgtgttcttagtttttataaaacaaaaagtacCTCATGACAAAAATGccacatatattaaaaaaatcaagatatagtttttattttaagtaaaaaaaatcttaaaagttattttaattctcacTTAATGTTGGATCCCTATAAATAGCGCAGAGTCATTATTCTAAACACGGGTAAAACAATACACATTCCATAATTTGGGAAGTGTTCTAgggttagaacttagaagtatGTTGTGCATTGAAGACTTTAAGCGTTGCTTTTAAAGTTACGTCCAGATATTAGTCATCCTAATTACATATATGTTCATGCATAAATATGAGATCtgtttaaagttttatttttacattttttaaggcaagtatttttatttttatttttttacattggcCACCGATGCTCTTATAACCCCGCACTACCCACAATTTTGAAATTCACCTTACAAGCTTCAAGAATTAAGGCATAGACAACATTTAAATACAATTCGACAGgtgtttttaatattgtttttcaattaaaattagaattttattttaataatctatGTTGATTTTAAGTATAAACTTTTATTACTTGCAATTTTAACAGAAAGACAACACTGAAGTTATCTTCGGAGCTCCTGCATTTTTGTCCTTCAAATGATCCCAACAAGGTGGAGGAAGAGACCACCTTAGATATTGCAAGGTCAAAGGTGTTGGATCCTATTCCATCCTAACATCTAATTGGGCTTGTTGTCACACTTAAGATGGTGAAGAACGACCGCCCATGGTTGAGAAGGCCTAATTAAATACTCATTAAACTTTTGTTTATTCCTCCAATTTGTATCTCCCCATAAAGAGATTTGTTTGGACCCAATGTAGTTAGTGACTTAGTGGACAATCCCGCAAAACCATGAATAATAAATAGTCTTAGGTCCATCACTACAGTGTTCAGATTACAATTAGTTAtttccaaaaaacaaaaaaaatagtgttttaCGGATCACTAATTAGTAATACCCTATTTAGCTGTTTTAGACTCAATCATCAACCTTACATGAGCAACAATTTGCCAAACAAGCGTTCTAAACATTGAATTATATAAAGACACAGCCTtgactttggagccaaaattaaacaaaatcaagccAATAATAATcatgtttttgaaaacaaaggCATCAAAAGTCTTCACAATTGAGTGTTTCTGCTAGAGTACTTCCAATCAAAGCGTTGCAATTAAcagtaatattaatatatttaacactaaataagttttatattgAGAACTCAACTATGTGTAGAATAAATTAGAAGTAGAATATAGGTTATTTGCATTTTGACTTTGGTTGGAAGTGACTTCTGTATTCCCTTTCTGTGAATCCTTTCCCACAAGTTACAGTGAGTAAATTAGTATAAGTGGGAAACAGAAAAATCGTTGTCTTTGGTTAAAGCAGAACAATATACCTATAAAACCTTGAAACAAAACAATTGTTTCAAGCTGGATCTGCTTTGCTATTAAAATTTTCATGGCCTTTCTCGATTCTCCGCAGCATCAAAGGAACGAGGTTTTTCAAAATGGTCACGTTGACATTTTTCCAAACATCAGATTTTGTGGGGAGTATAGAAATTTTATCAGCTATGTGCATATCTTCTGGAAGAACAGAACCAAAGACAGTTCTCCACTACCAATGGTTGGCAAGGCTTATAAAGAATTCTGGGCCAGAACCAACCCAAGCCACTGGACCCCTTCTTATAGTTGGGCAATCTTCAATTGGAATTTTCTTGAATATGGATCCTTCACCTCCTTGGGCTTCCAACGTCCCTTGAATCAATGCAAAAGGGGACCAAAAGCAGCCTGAAAATATGAGGATTCATTTGCTATCATCGAACTCTAAAACATGCACATGACATCAATAGAAATTCATTAAAGTCCTTTAACATCAAATCTATACGAGTCTTTAGATACAACaacaataagaataagaataatatCTACAAATACATAGTGAAAGTGCGTAGTCAATAGTATGATTTCTAACATTTACGATATGAAACTAAAAACTGAAAAGAAACTAAAGGTTTTTGATATGTAAGCAGGAGAAGAGTCCAATTCAAAAGACTGGTTCACAGGTAAGAGAGCCTAATAGCTTAAGTATTACACATGTAAATTCGATGTGAGACTCGTAATATTGTCACCTCTTTTAAGAGCTAAAATCCATGTTAACTTCACACCATCAACATTGATCCAATGGTAGTACTTTTTTCTTTAAGGGCTTCAGTCACCTATTAATATTTGGTACATTGCACATTAATCCAAGAGTAGTTCTTGGTTAAGCACTTCACAGAAACCAAAAATACTCGGTAGTCATTGAATTGTTTAATATATTGGCAAAGACAATTGCCACAAATATTCATGGAAGCTCAGACCCAGATGCAGATTTCAACCTGACCAGCCCATTGGCaaattttctagtttttttagTAACTCTTTCTTCAATTGAAGTGTATCCATGTCACCATGTGCACCTTCAGATATATCAATTCCAAACCTGACATGCACAATAAGTTATTGGTACTGTGTCAAAGCTGGGCACTTACTTTTACACGAAGAGTTCCAAATTCAGTTTCCTGCCCAACAATTCCCTGAAGAGATTAATTGCAAATGATATTGAAAAATAAGATAGCACATCCTAAATTGGTAATGAAATGCATGCCATAAAgaaattagtaaaatataaCTGTCAACAGAAAGAGAAGACAATTTCACAACATTGGTAATCTGCCCAATATGAATTCCAATTAATCACATGACACAGGGTAATGCCAAAGTTGCTTTTCTAGTTAGATTCTTCCCATTACTCAATGTGTAGCAATtagaaacattaattttaaaaataaatcatatgcaCCTCTATTGGTGTGTAAATACACCAAACCTCCCTTACCTCTCCTTTTCCAAAGATGAGACCAGAAGTCCAACTAACTGTTTCTCCTTCTGCGTCTATCTGTTCAGGGGCTAAGCTGCCCTTTTGTTTCTTCAGCCAACACTGAAATAATTGAGTTTTTAATACAGTGACTTCGAAGCTCAGGTTAATTTTAtgcttacaaaaacaaaaagaaaagaaaaaactagaaCAGTAGTCCAGACTAAAAATGAAGTCTTTCCCGCATAGTAATTAAGTTTAATACACTTTAGCAGTTACTGCTCACAATAAACAATATTCTATAACCACATTAGTTGTTTGTTTGAATTTACATGTTGTGGCAAAACATTTAGACTGTTCAAGATGAGGGTGTGTTAAGAAAAACATGTGATAGGTGTTAGCCCAAGTTTTCTAACTTAGTCTATGTTTGTGATAATATCATGACATTAATTTGCTGTTCCTagtttttggtttaaaaattattcttttacaaTTTTAGTTGATTAATCATTTTATCAGTCATCTCTACGAGGCTCTATCGTAAGTTCATTTTATAAGTGCATTTTgcataaaacttattttatcaaCAATAAGTCCAAAAAAACACATccgaaacataaaaaatcactttccaGACATGAAACCAAGCATGTCATACATCTCAAACACTAGAAAGCACAAGTTTTTTGAACGGTAATGTCTGGTCAATATTTCAGAATTCAAACTCTTGAACACAAAAAAAGGATTTAAATCACCATGACTTATCCCGAACTAAGCAACTCCAAACATTTCATCTTTTcacttaagcaagaaattaaatttgtgtGTATAAATTGTCAACACAAGTTGTGTACACTAAATTGACACATAACAACCATTTTAtctcatatattaaataattacatcAAATCTTGGGCTACAAAATTATTCTATTCATTTAGGTTATacctataattatatataaaagagaatAGGATATtttgatatacatatttttatatttattttattcattcataACTATATTcacatgttattattttatttttataatcactTTCACAAATTGTctactaaattttattatcttttttttatttcatttaaaaaagtaTTGGCATTAACGATGACgtaccatttttttaattgattaaatttaatttatgttgAAGTAACTTTCTGTCCTCACCAAACTTAGATCCGCACTTGTAACGGTTGCCACAGAACACCCACGTGTCGCACAAACACGGCCCATCATCGTTGGCGGTACACGTGTTACGTTGCAGCACTCTTTCGAAGTGTTGAGTTTAAAGTCAGAAGCCCACTTCACAACATCACCCCCAAAGCTCCAAATTTTCAACCCCTCTGCAATACGTACCTCCACTGTCTTCTACCAGTGGCAACAACTCTGACTCCGAAACCACAGGAGCTGTGAGCAAAAAGAAGGCGTAGATGAAACCGCAGGAAACGAGGAACACCCAGAGGAAGATCAATGGGAAGAATTAAGAACAGTACTTAGAAAATGGTAAGTGAACATGAAAATATAGTAATATAAGTGTGGCATTTGACCAAGTGGATGGCACAGTGCCCTCTGTCGTAATGCAAATGAAAGTAGCTAGGAATGCGAACGTGTGTGTCAGTGAGAGTGATGGTAAATTGGTAATAATGatttcaaagaattttttttattttttgacattttgttgataattaatttttattaaagattttttttcattaattttaataaaaaaaattctttaattatattttttttattctgaaatCGAGATATtacttgaaattgaattaaatatcACTACCAACTTGGTATGATTGCAAAGAATTTTACTTTGTAACTTGGGGTTTCAGATCACGACCACCGAAATGGAAGAGAATGAGATGAGTTAAATAGGAGATGGAGACTAGTCTCTAGTAACGTTACGTGCTGAATTAAAACTCTAATAGAAATATTGGCATGTACTGTCCAAACCTCTAACAGGGATTTTCtttagaagaaaaatactaCAAAAAAGAAAACCGTAGGTTTCCAAAAATTTAACTATATTtcggaaagaaaaatatattacatcatACACTCTCTAACACACTTTGttgaatatattcttttttttttaattttttaatttttacacattCTAATTAACAAGAGTGGTAGGGAGGAGGGTGTTGAGAAATGTGTTGCTAAGTCATctttattttggaaaatgattGATTCATAACATAATGACGttataaactaataaaattaaattataattttcaagaAATCGAATAaggatattatttaatttacgtaaataataaaaaactatgttatggttatattaatttaatatcttcctattattattttttatacgttattttttgtattatagcaattaaaaaatggaaaataataaatatataaaattaaaaatatattttcctatATTTTGTAACATGATCAATTCATAATGTGTTCTAAATTTTCAATATTGCGTAGTGATAAAATGACTATAGAATATTTTACAATattgtaataataatttaataacataATACTACTTTTATGTCTTTAATTTGATTACTTAAAAGgataatacataaattaataaatataatcaatatcatcgttataatatttttttcagtttctttcatttatcataaatgtattaaatatttaaatactaggtgaaaataatgatataattagaaagatgataattaatattgttttaaatttctaaatgaattaataaaaaaaccattttttaaaataaataaataaatggaggAAGTATAGCTAGTACTCATATGGTAGTACTTATTATGAAGTCTAAATTAAAAGTGTGACTTAGTCTTTATTATAAGATTCaatctaaaatatttatatatttaattaaagtcaACTCTAAAATAACATGAAAGAAAGACAAATATTACCTATTAATGTTTGTAAGTTTTATTTACaggtgtattttaaaatatatatatattgatttatgaCAAAATTAGTACTCACTACCAAGTCAaccaatttctttaatattgataaattaattaattggattttataataattatcataaatattattatatttatgctAGAAAGGATGAAAAAATTTGACCtccacattattttttatttttataaatcaaaCTCAGGTATTTCAGAAATTTACAACTTGTACACATTATTCAACTAAAATCAGCTCACCACCTATTAGAAATTGTGACTTTTACTAATAAATGATcaaaagataattattaaaagaaaaaagtttcacTTTCAgtaacataaattttaaaattttgaacaaaaaaGAGCATGTAGAGAGGATAAGGAAGAAGTTAGCTAGGCAAAGTAGGGAAAGGTCTAAAAGAAAAGTTATTGATGCATAAAAGATAGATTAGGCAAGAAATGAGAAATGAGAAAGTGACACATCTATAAATTTGATGTGATGTTATCGTGTTTCATTATAATTAGATATTGACTTGTACATTGTAGTATTCTACGAGTGTCATAAATTTGGagaaataatgtaatttttgaaCACGCATAAAATTtggagtatttagtcatgcttCATTgaagaaatataaaacataaaataactatcattgatattttttttcacaatacATAAATAATATGTTGATTCTTTTATGTGTTTAAAACCTTGGTgaattatttcttataattaatataataatactcATTCTTAGTCATGAGTATTGTTTGACATTATAAGCACACAACAACGAATAATGTGCTTGATTCTctgcttgtaaaaaaaaaaaatcatgactaAAATAATGAGTTCATGTCTAATTAATTCATTCGTATTCCTAACCCTAATTAACAAGTTGTTCAGAACGTTTGACAAGATGGATTCAGATCGTATTGATCTACgagtgttaaaaaaattgaaacgtTTTGATTGAATTGTGATGCGATTATGTGTATTCCAAGATGCTTGTGCAGTTTACtaaaaatttgattatgataAACACTGCATTCCTGAACAAAATAGGATCCGTGGCGCAATGGTAGCGCGTCTGACTCCAGATCAGAAGGTTGCGTGTTCGATTCACGTCGGGTTCAATTCttcgtttttttaattttttcctaaaatatgtCAGCATTCCGCAAAAGTCATTGCCTCCTTAAGAAAATTCCATCtaattattaagaaaaacaGCATGGAAGGTTTACTATACGTGTATACCACTATAAGGTTCAATGTCCAAAttcctaaacttttttttttgaggtacaaattcctaaacttttttttttgaggtacAAATTCCTAAacttaagaagaagaaaaaaaatgaaaatctgaAGTTATATTAAGTGGCTTTTCCTTAAATACAGAAAGTGAAGTCGAGTATTCCGTGAATAGGCATATAACCAAATAATCTCTCTATATATTTGttggatttaattttaatatattgttaACTTAAAGATTTTATTACAGTAAACATAAGGatcattttataattgaatgataatattaaaaaacttataagaattaattatttcaattaaattcatattcatTCATTTCAGAAACACCTAAATCAATTGATATAAACTTATTTCAGTTTAACTCGTCAtctcaaatatgatttttagaTATAGAATGGATTAAATATTTGGAGGATAAATTATTACACAATAAGCCTAATAATGTTGGACATgagaaaatatattgaaaaaatttaaatcttatctcaaatataaataggagacaaacatattaaaaaatataaataaaaagataaacttcatctcataaatcaattttgtaaaattgagttaatcttaaatttatattcttaaggatttatgtttttattttcttcacatTAATGTAGGAAACTCTTTCAacatatattcaaatattagtTTACTATGCTGTGCTAAATTAATCTCCTATGCTAAATTCAACTCTTATTAGTTCTTTGCATAAAAATTAGTACCAACAGATGATTGATTTTAttgggaaaaatatatattttatccgAAAAATTTATTTCcacacttcaattttattttttagctttAAACTTTTTCTAtgagaataaaagaaattttaactattttttactctttatatatatatatatatatatatatatatatatatatatatatatatatatatatatatataattaaaaaagtaagaattaaatctgttttaaattcctatgaatatatataaaaaaatattttatcgtttccttttttaaaatgcatCAAGTGTAGCCTTGTCtttaaaagaaagtcttcttttaatctctcttttaaattttttttttttaaaaaaaaaaaaaggaatcacGCTTGACACATTTCCAAAACGGCAAAAAGAGACGAATTCTTCTAGACTAAACACACTTTTAGATATTTACACGACTAAAACCATATTTaacctaaataataataaaatgaagtgTAAGAATGATTTAACAAATATTCTCAAAAAgtatttttgtgaaaatatcaaaTACTCTTTTTATAGaaagtatttaaattttgaactgCTAGTAAACTAGgaacaaaaccaatgatttACTGAAACTGATACCTAATAGCAGCCTTTTCTAAATATTATTCAtgtaaataaacacaaaatcctATTTCAAGCCTGGTATAATAAGTATCTTTAGAACACCAGTGTTGTACACTGATAAAATGCTAACAATGCTGACTATGTCTTATAGACAATCTAGCCATATCAACTAATCAAGTTCTCGATCACACTTGTTCATAGTCACCACTAACATCAATTTCCTCATCATCCTCAATATCTAATGATCCAGTGCCAACTTGTCCAACTTCTCCTGCTTTGGATCCTTGTCCTGGTATCCTTGCCTCTTGTATGATCCTCATGATTTCTTCCACCTTCTGGCTTGGTTGATCTTTCGTTGTTTCCTCGAATCCTTTTCTTTCGGCTTCAATGATCTCTTTAGGCATATTCTTCAGAAACCAAGGATACTGTTTTATCTCCGGGATGGTGATCCTCTTCAACAAGGATCAGAAATAGTATGAAAAATGGGGAGATTCTCATTATACAAGAACTAAATCAAGGTGAGTTGCTTTGAAACAAAtccatattatttccatttAATGTGAGATAAGTGTATATCTAAGGTTCATTACCATGAAATTTTGTAATTCTAATGGAACATGTTGTTTGACTATAGCGCATGTATGCTTTTGAAGAATTAAAGATACATACCTTGGCAGGATCAGCAACAAAGATGCGAGAGAGAAGATTCCTACAGTCAGAAGAAACTCGAACATAGTCGGGTATGGAGTACTGAACACCTATTATTCTCTACCAACCAGAGAATCAGAGTTTAAGTTTCCTTCTACAGAAGATTAATCATAAAGGAACTTTGAAGTTAAACAACTAACAGGAGCTCACCCCAATAGTCTTTCTGAAATTTCTAGGATCTTCTGGATCTTCAAATGGGTATGCACCAACTAACATGACATAAAGAGTCACACCACAGGACCAAACATCTGAAATCTAAGAAAGAGCCAATTTGCATGAGAAATTGAGCACTTGGGATCATATGATGAACTCTTAGATGGAAGTGGGAATGAGTTTCAATTGTCAAACCATGGCTGCCAATTGCCATAGATTGAGGTTTGACATGATATTCATGGCCCTCAAGGAAATAAGAGAAACTCTCGATACCTTTCCATCATACTCCTTTCGTGACAGAACCTCTGGAGCAATGTATGCAGGAGTTCCAACTGTTGATTTAGGTTGAGAGTGCAGTAAAGCAGACTgcaattgaatgttgaattaaATAGGAAGTcaacaaaaattataagaaacatatGTGAGGACTGGATACAATGTAAGGTATATGATATATCTCCAAAAAGGCTCATTTAGGTGAATGTTATTAACCTTGGAGTAACCAAAGTCACAAATTTTAAGCCGGGGAGATGGATTTCCGTCCAAGAGAGTGTTTTCCAATTTTAGATCTCTATGACAAATTTCCTGAAATAGGAAGCATAACATGATTTAAGACATGAGCTTGTAA belongs to Glycine soja cultivar W05 chromosome 5, ASM419377v2, whole genome shotgun sequence and includes:
- the LOC114412228 gene encoding serine/threonine-protein kinase SAPK3-like: MEERYEPLKELGAGNFGVARLAKDKKTGELVAVKYIERGKKIDENVQREIINHRSLRHPNIIRFKEVLLTPTHLAIVLEYASGGELFERICTAGRFSEDEARYFFQQLISGVSYCHSMEICHRDLKLENTLLDGNPSPRLKICDFGYSKSALLHSQPKSTVGTPAYIAPEVLSRKEYDGKISDVWSCGVTLYVMLVGAYPFEDPEDPRNFRKTIGRIIGVQYSIPDYVRVSSDCRNLLSRIFVADPAKRITIPEIKQYPWFLKNMPKEIIEAERKGFEETTKDQPSQKVEEIMRIIQEARIPGQGSKAGEVGQVGTGSLDIEDDEEIDVSGDYEQV